The proteins below come from a single Fusibacter sp. A1 genomic window:
- a CDS encoding Lon protease family protein, whose amino-acid sequence MKHKRLTVKDLSCDCDVNCLDFETTAELTPLQGLIAQERATKAIDFGLAIKKKGYNVYVAGSWGTGRTSYVMQITEKQAANKPIPRDWLYVNNFENSHQPKAISLKAGTGKEFVKWMEKTVDFLKKEIQTVFSSKDYENTKNQILKKYQEATGAIIEELNEIGQGFGFRFSQNERGLVSIPLIDGEPMTEEVYRNISDEEYDLMKVNSEKLSLETIELFNKLREEEEIYRKEVKELDGQMGHRVVSYHMLKIIENFEGGQKLEAYLEDMTNDIVEHIDHFKAKGESMEQNPLAMLSNKNPEAFFDRYKVNLFVDNTELTRAPIRFESNPSFSNLIGAIEYKNEFGVMRTDFTQIKAGALHEANGGFLILHAKDLLQSYYSWRALKRALLDEQIAIEGMGSQTNYVIAATLKPEPIPLDVKVIIIGDAYTYYLLYDYDEEFRKLFKIEADFDVEMLRNDDNMHKLARFISKHCEEKGLKAFDKTAVGRVVQYSTRLSESKDKMSTHLNQLVDVLIEADAWAEVKGDKVVSAHHVNTALEEKKNRTNKYEEKVLEMFEDGTYLIDVDGEKIGEINGLAVVGGGQYSFGKPSKITVSTFRGQAGLVNIEREARRSGGLHDKGVMIISGYLGHMYAQDKPLSLTATIVFEQLYSGIEGDSASSTELYAILSSLSGVPINQSIAVTGSVNQRGEIQPIGGVNEKIEGYYHVCRLKGLTGRQGVIIPHQNVKNLLLAEDVIEAVKAGMFHIYAVESIDEGIEILTGVPAGKATSTGGFTRGSIHYRVNQRIKQLAKPIRKRESDVEKKDSKEQEKEAPVKKTKKTNQ is encoded by the coding sequence ATGAAACATAAAAGACTTACAGTAAAGGATCTATCTTGCGATTGTGATGTCAACTGCCTGGATTTTGAAACCACGGCGGAACTCACACCTCTTCAAGGTCTGATCGCGCAGGAGCGTGCGACAAAGGCGATTGACTTTGGTCTTGCGATCAAAAAGAAAGGCTACAACGTTTATGTGGCTGGGAGCTGGGGCACCGGTAGGACAAGCTATGTCATGCAAATCACTGAAAAACAGGCCGCAAACAAACCGATACCTAGGGACTGGCTGTATGTCAACAACTTCGAAAACAGCCACCAGCCAAAGGCGATCAGTCTAAAGGCGGGAACTGGCAAGGAGTTTGTGAAGTGGATGGAGAAGACCGTGGATTTTCTGAAAAAGGAGATTCAGACCGTATTCTCGTCAAAGGATTATGAAAACACGAAAAATCAGATTCTTAAAAAGTATCAGGAGGCTACAGGAGCCATCATCGAGGAACTCAACGAGATCGGCCAGGGATTCGGGTTCAGATTCAGTCAAAACGAACGGGGACTAGTAAGCATCCCCCTCATTGACGGTGAACCCATGACTGAGGAGGTCTACCGCAACATTTCGGATGAAGAATACGACTTGATGAAGGTCAATTCAGAGAAGTTGAGTCTTGAGACGATTGAGCTGTTCAATAAGCTCAGGGAAGAAGAGGAGATCTATCGAAAAGAAGTCAAGGAGCTCGACGGTCAGATGGGCCACAGGGTGGTCAGCTACCACATGCTTAAAATCATCGAAAATTTTGAGGGCGGGCAAAAACTTGAGGCCTATCTTGAGGATATGACAAACGATATCGTCGAACATATCGACCACTTCAAGGCAAAGGGAGAATCCATGGAACAGAATCCGCTTGCGATGCTGTCCAACAAGAACCCCGAAGCCTTTTTCGACCGCTATAAAGTGAATCTTTTTGTGGACAACACAGAACTCACAAGAGCGCCCATACGTTTTGAGTCGAATCCTTCGTTTTCCAACCTGATCGGAGCGATCGAGTATAAGAACGAGTTCGGCGTGATGAGAACCGACTTCACCCAGATCAAGGCAGGAGCGCTTCATGAAGCCAACGGTGGTTTTTTAATTCTACATGCAAAAGACCTGTTGCAAAGCTATTATTCCTGGCGTGCCCTCAAGCGGGCCTTACTCGACGAGCAGATTGCCATTGAAGGAATGGGCAGCCAGACCAATTATGTGATCGCCGCAACCTTGAAGCCGGAGCCGATTCCTCTGGATGTGAAGGTAATCATCATCGGTGACGCCTATACCTATTATCTGCTCTATGATTACGATGAGGAATTCAGAAAGCTCTTTAAGATCGAGGCGGACTTTGATGTCGAAATGCTCAGAAATGACGACAACATGCACAAACTCGCTCGATTTATATCAAAACACTGCGAAGAGAAAGGCTTAAAGGCCTTCGACAAGACCGCTGTAGGCAGAGTGGTCCAATATTCAACAAGGCTTTCAGAAAGCAAGGACAAGATGAGCACGCATCTCAACCAATTGGTGGATGTGCTCATAGAAGCCGACGCCTGGGCGGAGGTGAAGGGCGACAAGGTGGTATCCGCCCACCACGTCAATACTGCCCTTGAGGAAAAGAAGAATCGAACCAACAAATATGAGGAAAAAGTGCTTGAAATGTTCGAGGACGGCACTTACCTGATTGATGTCGATGGAGAAAAAATAGGAGAAATCAACGGACTGGCAGTGGTCGGTGGCGGACAGTACAGCTTTGGTAAGCCGAGCAAGATCACCGTATCCACATTTAGAGGTCAGGCAGGACTAGTGAATATCGAGCGCGAGGCAAGACGAAGCGGCGGACTCCATGACAAGGGTGTCATGATCATATCCGGTTACTTGGGCCATATGTACGCACAGGATAAACCCCTTAGTCTGACAGCCACTATCGTATTTGAACAGCTTTACTCCGGTATTGAAGGGGACTCGGCCTCCTCGACAGAGCTCTATGCGATCCTATCCTCGCTATCGGGCGTTCCCATCAATCAGTCCATCGCGGTCACAGGTTCTGTTAACCAGCGCGGTGAAATCCAACCGATTGGCGGTGTGAACGAGAAGATCGAGGGATACTATCATGTTTGTCGACTTAAAGGACTGACGGGGCGACAAGGGGTGATCATTCCTCATCAAAATGTGAAGAACCTCTTGTTGGCAGAAGATGTGATAGAAGCTGTAAAAGCAGGCATGTTCCATATCTACGCCGTAGAAAGCATAGATGAAGGTATTGAGATTCTTACGGGAGTACCAGCTGGCAAAGCGACCAGCACCGGTGGATTTACCAGAGGAAGCATTCACTACAGAGTAAATCAAAGGATCAAACAACTTGCAAAGCCGATCAGAAAACGAGAGAGCGACGTGGAGAAGAAAGACTCAAAAGAACAGGAGAAGGAAGCGCCTGTAAAGAAAACTAAAAAGACAAATCAATAG